CGCTTCATTAGGGTAACGCTCGACCAAGCGAGAATAATACGCGAGCTGCTCTTCGAACTTTCGGCGGTTCCAAAGGTTACTCAAAGAATCTCGTTCACTTAAGATCCTCAAACGCACCTCAAGCTCCTTCCTTACAGAAATATCAACCAGGGACGTAATATAGTAACTGATCTTTCCAGAGCGATTCTTAACGGCTTGTACTCGCATGATGACGGTGAAAGGGATACGTAACTTGTTCTTGCACAGAACTTCCCCCTCCCATACTTCTTCTTGCTCTAAGTGTTGCCAGATTGAATCACTCGAGAGTGCCTGCTCGGTATTTTCAAGCAACAGCTGTAATGCATTTTGACCGATAACTTGAGTTTTGCAGTACCCCGTCATGTTCTCAAACTCGTTGTTGATCATCATAGTACGATGCTGCTTATCAGAGATCATGACGGCCGACATGCCGCTCAATGCGGCACGTGCCAACTTACTTTCTAGACTTCGACGTCGGTAATGAGTCACTAAATAAGCAAACGGAAACGCAAAAACTAGTACCGTTAGCAACACAAACACTTCTTCTTGAGAGAGGTCACTTAAGCTCGGTTCAGCTCGATCCATCAGTTGTTTCTGATTAAGTTGAATCAGTAAATGGACCTTTTGATTATTCGCGAGCATCACTGTGTTAAACGCAAACAAATTGCCATCTTCAAAAACGTGTCCCACCTGATCATTAGAGATCGCTTCCCATGCCTTTGGTGCGATGTTTTTCAGGTTGTAGCCTTTTCTTTCTGGAATAGAATCGCCAAACAGCTTTCCGCTATGGTTACTCGCTATGTAATAACCCGCTTCATTAAGAACTTCTGCTCTAAGATCATTATCAGGGGAAAAGCTAAGACGCGACGATAAACCCCATACGTCGAGATTAATAACAAGGTACCCCACTCTTTTCTCAGGTGTTTCTACGGGGGTAAAGACACGAATTACCGGCATATAAGGGAAAGTGATCTCACCATGTTCCATTTCAAGTTCAATGCCCCAGCCGCCAATTTGTTCAGCTTCTAGTTTTTGGGCGTATTGAAAGTAGCTCGAGTCAGATTTATCTTGAAGCTGTTGCGGTACCGTTATGTGGCCTGAATCAGCGGAGTAGTTGACACGAACCAGCTCTTTACCCGAGATATCTAGCAGGTGGATCTTTGTATACCATTTTTGGTTCACGAGGACAGACTGCCAAACCTCTTCGAGTAGATCTTTGGTTTGGTCAGAGGGAGAAGAGGCAAAATTAACCAAGCTTTGGCTGTGGCTTAACAGGCCCATTACGGAAACTAATTGAGTCTTAAGAAGATCGTAGTCTCGCTTGGCGTACACCAATTGATGGACAGCTTGCTTGGCCGAATAGTCAAAACTCTGCTGCTTCACTTCTTTATATCGCTGCAAGTAATACAGAGCGACAGCTGAACAGAGTGTGATTGAGATGATTAGTAATGTAATTATTGATTTTTTATTTCGCATTACTAGCTCAGGAAGAAAAAGAGAGCGCAAGATTATAGCACTCTAGGAAATTAACAAAATAAAAGCCGCTTAAAAAAGCGGCTTTAAAACTATTTTCTAAATACTTCTTGTTTAGGCTTTCAACGCTCGTTCACCACGTGCGATGCCAACAACCCCACTTCGAGCCACTTCAAGTACTTCCGTTACTTCAGACAATGCCTGAATGAAAGCATCCAGCTTCTCGCTAGTGCCGGCCATTTGAACCGTATATTGCGAAGCCGTTACATCAACGATTTGGCCACGGAAGATATCAGCCGTGCGCTTCACTTCTGCACGAGCAAAGCCGCTCGCGCGTACTTTTACCATCAACAGCTCACGCTCGATATGCTCAAGCTCAGACACTTCTTGTACCTTAAGTACATCGATTAGTTTATGTAGCTGTTTCTGGATCTGCTCAAGCTGCATTTCGCTTGAGTTAGTGGTTACGTTCAGACGAGACAGCGTCGGATCATCGGTTGGAGATACGTTCAAAGACTCGATGTTGTAGCCACGCTGAGAAAACAAGCCAACCACACGAGAAAGTGCACCAGGTTGGTTTTCCATTAATAGTGAA
This region of Vibrio sp. BS-M-Sm-2 genomic DNA includes:
- a CDS encoding diguanylate cyclase gives rise to the protein MRNKKSIITLLIISITLCSAVALYYLQRYKEVKQQSFDYSAKQAVHQLVYAKRDYDLLKTQLVSVMGLLSHSQSLVNFASSPSDQTKDLLEEVWQSVLVNQKWYTKIHLLDISGKELVRVNYSADSGHITVPQQLQDKSDSSYFQYAQKLEAEQIGGWGIELEMEHGEITFPYMPVIRVFTPVETPEKRVGYLVINLDVWGLSSRLSFSPDNDLRAEVLNEAGYYIASNHSGKLFGDSIPERKGYNLKNIAPKAWEAISNDQVGHVFEDGNLFAFNTVMLANNQKVHLLIQLNQKQLMDRAEPSLSDLSQEEVFVLLTVLVFAFPFAYLVTHYRRRSLESKLARAALSGMSAVMISDKQHRTMMINNEFENMTGYCKTQVIGQNALQLLLENTEQALSSDSIWQHLEQEEVWEGEVLCKNKLRIPFTVIMRVQAVKNRSGKISYYITSLVDISVRKELEVRLRILSERDSLSNLWNRRKFEEQLAYYSRLVERYPNEATTCLALVDIDNFKRINDELGHDEGDRVIASVARLLQDSLRGTDFVARVGGEEFALLMPHTSLPEAKRVLERLRIEIELAAGTKVTVSVGFTDLTSNSTRSYKCADVALYESKSSGRNTVSMCPSYDDVA
- the ilvN gene encoding acetolactate synthase small subunit — encoded protein: MRHIISLLMENQPGALSRVVGLFSQRGYNIESLNVSPTDDPTLSRLNVTTNSSEMQLEQIQKQLHKLIDVLKVQEVSELEHIERELLMVKVRASGFARAEVKRTADIFRGQIVDVTASQYTVQMAGTSEKLDAFIQALSEVTEVLEVARSGVVGIARGERALKA